The Sulfurimonas lithotrophica genome includes a region encoding these proteins:
- a CDS encoding lysophospholipid acyltransferase family protein, whose product MEIAKKDNSFGYSLLLFIYKILGYKSVKFILNFVALYYVIFAKKVKKDLKSFYDVQNIELTNIIFFKHIKSFAVSLLDRFVSRINPEEFKYNGINQEYLDIFNESGGLLLLSHFGGWASSTHNLSTKNIPPMNAVMEDQANENMKEVENNAKDNSKQNVKIIDVNQGSLSTNIQIANALINNEIVAMMADRVVDSKRTLKVDFFGKSVSINKDPFDIAKRLNKPIVVVHTINKGSKNYDAYYFKLNSKEQSIEDLSQQYMSILEKIVKKDPQQWYNFYDYFI is encoded by the coding sequence ATGGAGATAGCTAAAAAAGACAACTCCTTTGGATATTCTTTATTATTGTTTATCTATAAAATTTTAGGTTACAAAAGCGTAAAATTTATACTTAACTTTGTAGCTTTATATTACGTTATTTTTGCAAAAAAAGTAAAAAAAGACCTAAAAAGTTTTTACGATGTACAAAATATTGAATTGACTAATATAATTTTTTTCAAACACATAAAATCTTTTGCCGTATCTCTTTTAGACAGATTTGTATCGCGCATAAATCCTGAAGAATTTAAATACAACGGTATAAATCAAGAATATTTGGATATTTTCAATGAATCAGGAGGCTTACTACTTCTCTCACACTTTGGAGGATGGGCATCGTCAACCCATAATTTATCAACAAAAAACATACCTCCAATGAATGCGGTAATGGAAGACCAAGCAAATGAAAATATGAAAGAAGTTGAAAACAATGCTAAAGACAATAGCAAACAAAACGTTAAAATCATAGATGTTAATCAGGGTTCACTTAGCACAAATATACAAATAGCAAATGCCTTAATAAATAATGAAATAGTTGCAATGATGGCTGATCGCGTTGTTGATTCAAAAAGAACTCTCAAAGTAGATTTTTTTGGTAAATCTGTATCTATAAACAAAGATCCTTTTGACATAGCTAAAAGATTAAATAAACCAATAGTTGTAGTCCATACCATCAACAAAGGTTCTAAAAATTATGATGCATATTATTTTAAACTAAACTCAAAAGAACAATCTATTGAAGATTTATCTCAACAATATATGTCCATATTGGAAAAGATTGTAAAAAAAGACCCTCAACAATGGTATAACTTTTATGATTATTTTATATAA
- a CDS encoding flavodoxin family protein: protein MKKVLILYYSQTGQLKNVVNSFIEKLPDEEIKVDIREIKPKRPYPFPWPFYEFFDEFPESVFMDGCDIEPIENLDSDYDLIILGYTVWYMAPSIPVTAFMKSSQAKELFKDKPVVTLVACRDMWVLAQEKIKNMLKDVGARLIDHVALTDQGGEVKSLVTLPRYLLTGKRGPFWIFPPAGIKQEDIKAASRFGKRLNEALKLDQEKKDEAMLKNLNAVNINGKLIATEKIADSSFRIWSKLIKMAGEKYGFGRKILITIYVIFLLLLIFTVIPINIITRKTLSIFQKEKIKAMEEYYELPSGR, encoded by the coding sequence ATGAAAAAAGTATTAATTCTGTACTATTCTCAAACAGGTCAATTAAAAAATGTCGTAAACAGTTTTATAGAAAAACTTCCTGATGAAGAGATTAAAGTAGATATCAGAGAGATTAAACCAAAACGACCATATCCGTTTCCATGGCCGTTTTATGAGTTTTTTGACGAGTTTCCTGAATCTGTATTTATGGACGGATGCGATATAGAACCTATAGAAAATTTAGATAGTGATTACGATTTAATAATTCTTGGTTATACCGTTTGGTATATGGCACCATCAATACCCGTAACCGCATTTATGAAATCATCCCAAGCAAAAGAATTATTTAAAGACAAACCTGTAGTTACCCTTGTTGCTTGTCGCGATATGTGGGTATTGGCTCAAGAAAAAATCAAAAATATGCTCAAAGATGTAGGTGCAAGACTTATAGACCATGTAGCACTAACCGATCAAGGCGGCGAAGTAAAAAGTCTCGTAACTCTTCCAAGATATCTACTAACCGGAAAACGAGGTCCGTTTTGGATATTTCCGCCTGCAGGGATTAAACAAGAAGACATAAAAGCTGCATCAAGGTTTGGTAAAAGGCTAAATGAAGCTCTAAAGCTTGACCAAGAAAAAAAAGATGAAGCTATGCTAAAAAATTTAAATGCAGTAAACATCAACGGAAAACTTATAGCCACCGAAAAAATAGCCGATAGTAGTTTTAGAATTTGGAGTAAACTTATCAAGATGGCTGGAGAAAAGTACGGCTTTGGAAGAAAAATACTAATTACTATATATGTAATATTTTTACTCTTGCTGATATTTACGGTAATTCCGATAAATATAATAACAAGAAAGACTTTAAGCATATTTCAAAAAGAGAAAATAAAAGCTATGGAAGAATATTACGAACTTCCAAGCGGCAGATAA
- a CDS encoding beta-ketoacyl-ACP synthase III, whose amino-acid sequence MSRDVYINDIAVFLPNEAVDNDNIEKVLGQVGDRPSRAKRLILRSNKIKTRYYAIDPNTRKATHTNAQLTANAIKKLEKNGLDLNSVDVLSCGTTMPDQLMPNHALMVHGETKMKPLEVISTAGICLSGITSLKYAYNAVKSGDAEVAISTGSENASAVMRAENFEPELESRVDELEKNGEIAFEKDFLRWMLSDGAGAIALSSTPNKNSLSLKINKIFSRSFANELDACMYAGCEKQKDGSLKGWREYMPQEWLEKSIFSVKQDVKLLNEHITYYTVQKPLEMMLEENMFNPDEIDWFLPHYSSNYFRDEVYEKMKNASCDIPQEKWFTNLSSKGNTGSASIYIIIEELLKSGKVQKGHKLLCYIPESGRFSTAFMILEAV is encoded by the coding sequence TTGTCAAGAGATGTATATATAAACGATATAGCAGTTTTTTTACCGAATGAAGCTGTTGATAACGATAACATAGAAAAAGTACTAGGTCAAGTCGGGGATAGACCATCACGTGCCAAAAGATTGATACTAAGATCAAACAAAATAAAAACAAGATATTATGCGATAGATCCAAATACTAGAAAAGCTACCCATACAAATGCCCAGCTTACAGCTAACGCCATAAAAAAACTTGAAAAAAACGGTTTAGACCTTAATAGTGTTGATGTTTTATCATGCGGGACTACAATGCCGGATCAACTTATGCCAAATCATGCATTAATGGTTCACGGTGAAACAAAAATGAAGCCGCTTGAAGTTATATCGACAGCGGGAATTTGCTTAAGCGGAATTACGTCTTTAAAGTATGCATACAATGCTGTAAAAAGCGGTGATGCCGAAGTAGCTATATCCACGGGAAGTGAAAATGCTTCTGCGGTAATGAGAGCCGAAAATTTTGAACCTGAACTTGAATCAAGAGTAGATGAGCTAGAAAAAAACGGCGAAATAGCTTTTGAAAAAGACTTCCTTAGATGGATGCTAAGCGATGGAGCAGGTGCAATCGCACTTAGTTCTACACCAAATAAAAACTCACTCTCTTTAAAGATTAATAAAATCTTTTCACGTTCATTTGCCAATGAACTGGATGCCTGTATGTATGCGGGATGTGAAAAGCAAAAAGACGGCAGTTTAAAAGGATGGAGAGAATATATGCCGCAAGAATGGCTTGAAAAATCTATTTTTTCGGTAAAACAAGATGTAAAGTTGTTAAATGAACATATAACTTACTATACGGTACAAAAACCGCTAGAGATGATGCTTGAGGAAAATATGTTTAATCCTGATGAGATAGACTGGTTTTTACCGCACTATTCTTCAAATTATTTTAGAGATGAAGTTTATGAAAAAATGAAAAATGCTTCTTGCGATATACCACAAGAAAAATGGTTTACAAACCTTTCTTCAAAAGGAAATACAGGCTCTGCATCTATCTATATTATAATAGAGGAGCTGCTAAAATCAGGTAAAGTTCAAAAAGGTCATAAGTTATTATGCTACATTCCTGAGAGTGGAAGATTTTCAACGGCTTTTATGATTTTAGAAGCGGTATAA
- a CDS encoding BtrH N-terminal domain-containing protein, giving the protein MSVNNFEHTHSAHCESGVMSSMLRHYGINLSEAMVFGLSSALTFAYLPFVKIGGMPLIAYRTLPKSIIKNIQKNLGVKMKLETFSSKEKGQKRLDELLKEGKVVGAQTSVFWLPYFPEEMRFHFNAHNMVVYAKEADNYLISDPVFETTQICDKASLTKARFVKGIMAPKGLLYYPLKVPENIDLKPVIRKNIKKTAKSMLKTPVPIAGLKGIKSLAKSISKLKSKDKRYAKLYLGHIVRMQEEIGTGGAGFRYLYASFLQEASEIFDNDETLKKSSQLMLEVGDKWREFALMIAKSIKSKEDIDYKKLSEKLLEISDDESAVYKKMLEFK; this is encoded by the coding sequence ATGAGTGTAAATAATTTTGAACATACGCACTCCGCACACTGTGAGAGCGGTGTTATGTCATCTATGCTTAGACATTACGGCATCAACTTAAGTGAAGCCATGGTATTTGGATTAAGCAGTGCACTGACTTTTGCCTATCTTCCGTTTGTAAAGATAGGGGGAATGCCTCTTATTGCATACAGAACCCTTCCAAAATCTATAATAAAAAACATCCAAAAAAATCTTGGTGTTAAGATGAAGTTGGAAACCTTTTCTTCTAAAGAAAAAGGACAAAAAAGACTTGATGAACTACTAAAAGAAGGAAAAGTCGTAGGTGCTCAAACATCGGTATTTTGGCTGCCTTATTTTCCCGAAGAGATGCGTTTTCACTTCAATGCACATAATATGGTTGTTTATGCAAAAGAAGCAGATAACTATCTTATAAGCGATCCTGTATTTGAAACAACACAAATCTGCGATAAAGCATCTTTAACAAAGGCTAGGTTTGTAAAAGGGATAATGGCTCCAAAAGGACTTCTTTACTATCCGCTAAAAGTGCCTGAAAATATCGATTTAAAACCCGTAATAAGAAAGAATATTAAAAAAACTGCAAAATCGATGTTAAAGACTCCTGTTCCTATTGCGGGCTTAAAAGGAATAAAATCTTTAGCTAAGTCTATATCAAAGCTAAAATCTAAGGATAAGAGGTACGCAAAACTATATCTTGGTCATATAGTAAGAATGCAAGAAGAAATTGGAACAGGCGGAGCCGGATTTAGATACCTTTATGCTTCTTTTTTACAAGAGGCAAGTGAGATTTTTGATAATGACGAGACATTAAAAAAATCATCACAACTGATGCTCGAAGTTGGCGATAAGTGGCGTGAATTTGCTTTGATGATAGCAAAATCAATAAAATCTAAAGAGGATATAGATTATAAAAAATTATCTGAGAAACTTTTAGAGATATCGGATGATGAATCTGCCGTATATAAAAAAATGCTAGAGTTTAAATAA
- a CDS encoding ABC transporter ATP-binding protein: MIKVSNVIKSYGELNALDSLSLEVKENSIFGLLGVNGAGKTTLLSILNGLIEIDSGSIEIFGLDIKKDRRAVKEISSIIPQHLAFYEKLTVQENLDFFAKVQNASKEAFDKAIEINSLSSILNQTSSTLSGGQKRRLNIAIGLLNSPKIIYFDEPTVGVDPKNRNEILDSIKEYKNFGITVVYTSHYMTEIERICDEVAIISKGKLVEQDLLDNMLTNRVSDKVSIEISYSKNIDISDIILKDNTIIETTQDKLCFVLDKLNKNNISIKNIRYGSTNLEKYFLDISEG, encoded by the coding sequence ATGATAAAAGTCTCTAATGTAATAAAATCTTACGGTGAGTTAAATGCACTTGATTCACTCTCTTTAGAGGTTAAAGAAAATTCTATCTTCGGTCTTTTAGGTGTAAACGGTGCTGGAAAAACAACACTTCTCTCAATATTAAACGGACTTATAGAAATCGACAGCGGAAGTATAGAGATTTTCGGGCTTGATATTAAAAAAGATAGACGTGCAGTTAAAGAGATAAGTTCAATAATACCCCAACATCTTGCATTTTATGAAAAACTGACGGTGCAAGAAAATTTGGATTTTTTTGCAAAAGTACAAAATGCTTCTAAAGAAGCATTTGATAAAGCTATAGAAATCAACTCATTATCTTCAATTTTAAACCAAACATCTTCTACCCTCTCAGGCGGACAAAAAAGAAGACTAAATATAGCTATAGGACTTTTAAATTCTCCAAAAATCATATACTTCGACGAACCTACGGTCGGTGTTGACCCAAAAAACAGAAATGAAATACTTGATTCTATAAAAGAGTATAAAAATTTTGGGATAACCGTCGTATATACATCCCATTACATGACGGAAATAGAACGTATATGCGATGAAGTAGCCATCATCTCAAAAGGCAAACTAGTAGAACAAGATCTCTTGGATAATATGCTTACAAACAGAGTGTCTGATAAGGTGAGTATTGAAATATCGTACTCTAAAAACATTGATATTAGCGATATTATTTTAAAAGACAATACAATCATAGAAACAACTCAGGATAAACTTTGTTTTGTTTTAGATAAACTTAATAAAAACAATATATCTATAAAAAATATAAGATACGGTTCAACAAATTTAGAAAAATATTTTCTAGATATTTCAGAGGGTTAA
- a CDS encoding ABC transporter permease yields MFSAMVKKEFLLVFRDKHALLALFVMPAVFILIMSVALRDQFISEKINFSIYLQNHDNTEISKQLTDKLKQDPNFILTKTKKDAEFTIIIPKDFKKDNKKLSVIVSNGIKNDLLEIFKSKLLKSLVALKIKSVADELAPMSSEAAQAVNSITLSYDSLFDVKYEKNQKIPNSTQQSVPTWIVFGMFFVIIPMSTIYINERKQNTLTRLTSMNISVISMTFSKIIPYLLINHIQVWIMLSVGIFIVPLFNTPALEINGDISALIFLSLSLSLSAIGLSTLIAVSANSSEQATTIGGILNILLGAIGGVMVPKFIMPESMQSFADISPMSWGLDGFLEIFLKSADIWMVLNESGMLLLFGMVCLIASMIILKTRISKGL; encoded by the coding sequence ATGTTTAGTGCTATGGTCAAAAAAGAGTTTTTACTTGTATTTCGCGACAAACATGCATTGTTGGCTCTGTTTGTTATGCCTGCTGTTTTTATACTAATCATGTCAGTAGCATTACGAGATCAATTTATAAGCGAAAAAATAAATTTTAGTATATACCTTCAAAACCATGATAATACAGAGATAAGCAAACAACTTACGGACAAACTAAAACAAGACCCCAACTTTATATTAACAAAAACAAAAAAAGATGCGGAATTTACGATAATAATTCCAAAAGATTTTAAAAAAGACAATAAAAAACTCTCTGTTATAGTCTCAAACGGCATAAAAAATGATTTACTCGAAATTTTTAAATCAAAACTATTAAAAAGTTTGGTAGCTTTAAAAATAAAAAGTGTAGCAGACGAATTAGCCCCTATGTCCTCAGAAGCTGCACAAGCCGTTAACAGTATTACCCTTTCTTACGATTCGTTATTTGACGTAAAGTATGAAAAAAATCAAAAAATACCCAATTCTACTCAACAAAGCGTACCTACTTGGATAGTATTTGGTATGTTTTTTGTAATAATACCTATGTCCACAATCTACATAAACGAAAGAAAACAAAATACTTTAACTCGATTAACATCCATGAATATATCTGTAATCTCGATGACCTTTTCTAAGATAATTCCCTATCTTCTGATTAACCACATACAAGTATGGATAATGTTATCCGTAGGAATATTCATTGTACCTCTTTTTAATACGCCTGCTTTGGAAATAAACGGTGATATATCGGCACTCATATTCTTGTCTTTATCTCTTAGTCTTTCAGCCATAGGATTATCTACTTTAATAGCCGTTAGTGCCAATTCAAGTGAGCAAGCTACGACTATTGGCGGGATACTAAATATCCTTCTTGGTGCTATAGGCGGGGTTATGGTTCCAAAATTTATAATGCCTGAATCTATGCAGAGTTTTGCAGATATTTCTCCAATGTCATGGGGGCTTGACGGATTTTTAGAAATATTTTTAAAATCCGCGGATATATGGATGGTTTTAAACGAATCAGGTATGTTATTGCTATTTGGCATGGTGTGCTTAATAGCATCTATGATAATATTAAAAACTAGAATTTCCAAGGGGTTATAA